The Ornithorhynchus anatinus isolate Pmale09 chromosome 1, mOrnAna1.pri.v4, whole genome shotgun sequence genome includes a window with the following:
- the TMEM167A gene encoding protein kish-A produces the protein MSAIFNFQSLLTVILLLICTCAYIRSLAPSLLDKNKTGVLGVFWKCARIGERKSPYVAVCCIVMAFSILFMQ, from the exons tctgccatcttcaactttcaAAGTCTACTGACAGTAATCTTGCTGCTCATATGTACCTGTGCTTATATCCGATCCTTGGCCCCCAGCCTACTGGATAAAAATAAGACGGG agtttTGGGTGTGTTTTGGAAGTGTGCCAGAATTG GTGAACGAAAGAGTCCTTATGTAGCAGTGTGCTGTATTGTTATGGCCTTCAGCATTCTGTTTATGCAGTAA